A section of the Streptomyces sp. CG1 genome encodes:
- the rlmN gene encoding 23S rRNA (adenine(2503)-C(2))-methyltransferase RlmN — MPKPGELTFVVPRGAKKPPRHLADLSPAERKDAVAEIGEKPFRAKQLSQHYFARYAHDPEQWTDIPAGSRGKLQEALFPELMTVVRHLSTDQGTTRKTLWRLFDGTLVESVLMRYPDRVTMCISSQAGCGMNCPFCATGQAGLDRNLSTAEIVHQIVDGMRALRDGEVPGGPARLSNIVFMGMGEPLANYNRVVGAIRALTDPAPDGLGLSQRGITVSTVGLVPAIHRFADEGFKCRLAISLHAPDDELRDTLVPVNTRWKVREVLDAGFEYVEKSGRRLSIEYALIRDINDQAWRGDRLGRLLRGKPVHVNLIPLNPTPGSKWTASRPEDEKAFVEAIAAHGVPVTVRDTRGQEIDGACGQLAATER; from the coding sequence ATGCCTAAGCCCGGAGAACTCACTTTCGTCGTGCCGCGCGGAGCCAAGAAGCCGCCGCGGCACCTTGCCGATCTCTCGCCCGCGGAGCGCAAGGACGCGGTGGCCGAGATCGGGGAGAAGCCGTTCCGCGCCAAGCAGCTCTCGCAGCACTACTTCGCGCGGTACGCGCACGACCCGGAGCAGTGGACCGACATCCCCGCCGGGTCGCGCGGGAAGCTGCAGGAGGCACTGTTCCCGGAGCTGATGACCGTCGTACGGCATCTGTCCACCGACCAGGGGACCACGCGCAAGACGCTGTGGCGGCTGTTCGACGGCACGCTCGTCGAGTCCGTGCTGATGCGGTATCCGGACCGGGTCACCATGTGCATCAGCTCCCAGGCGGGCTGTGGCATGAACTGCCCGTTCTGCGCCACGGGGCAGGCCGGTCTGGACCGGAATCTGTCCACCGCCGAGATCGTGCACCAGATCGTCGACGGGATGCGCGCGCTGCGGGACGGTGAAGTGCCCGGCGGGCCTGCGCGGTTGTCCAACATCGTCTTCATGGGCATGGGCGAGCCCCTCGCCAACTACAACCGGGTCGTGGGTGCGATCCGGGCCCTCACCGATCCCGCCCCGGACGGGCTCGGGCTCTCGCAGCGCGGGATCACCGTCTCGACCGTCGGGCTGGTGCCGGCCATCCACCGGTTCGCCGACGAGGGCTTCAAGTGCCGGCTCGCGATCTCCCTGCACGCCCCCGACGACGAACTGCGCGACACCCTCGTCCCCGTGAACACGCGGTGGAAGGTGCGCGAGGTGCTGGACGCCGGGTTCGAGTACGTCGAGAAGAGCGGGCGTCGGCTGTCCATCGAGTACGCGCTGATCCGTGACATCAACGACCAGGCCTGGCGCGGTGACCGGCTCGGCCGGCTGCTCCGGGGCAAGCCCGTGCACGTCAACCTGATCCCGCTCAACCCGACGCCGGGCTCGAAGTGGACCGCTTCCCGGCCCGAGGACGAGAAGGCGTTCGTGGAGGCCATTGCGGCCCATGGGGTGCCGGTCACCGTCCGGGATACGCGGGGGCAGGAGATCGACGGAGCCTGTGGTCAGCTCGCGGCCACCGAGCGGTAA
- a CDS encoding thiamine ABC transporter substrate binding subunit — MHNKTFVAAAVGLGLITLPALTGCGSTDAKSSSDSKTVTLVSHDSWAVSKSVLSDFEKQSGYKVHVLKDGDAGQAVNKAILTKDNPQGDVFFGVDNTLLSRALDNGLFQPYTAKGLDKVGAAYQLDQDKHRVTPVDYGDICVNYDKAYFSEHKLTPPQSFADLAKPEYKNLLVTENAATSSPGLGFLLGSAAQFGDGGGWQDYWKKLKANGVKVVDGWEQAYYQEFSGSSEGKKAGGDRPLVVSYASSPPAEVIYAKKRPSTAPTGVASGTCFRQIEFAGLLSNAKNPTGAKAFIDFLVSKEFQEDMPLNMYVYPVLRGAKVPAEFTEYGPAAQHPETMAPGKIAANRDQWVKSWTSLVLK, encoded by the coding sequence GTGCACAACAAGACCTTCGTGGCCGCGGCGGTCGGCCTCGGCCTGATCACGCTGCCTGCGCTGACAGGGTGCGGGTCGACGGACGCCAAGTCGTCCTCGGACTCCAAGACCGTCACCCTCGTCAGCCACGACTCGTGGGCCGTCTCCAAGAGCGTGCTCAGCGACTTCGAGAAGCAGAGCGGGTACAAGGTCCACGTCCTCAAGGACGGCGACGCCGGGCAGGCCGTCAACAAGGCGATCCTGACCAAGGACAACCCGCAGGGCGACGTCTTCTTCGGCGTCGACAACACCCTGCTGTCCCGCGCCCTCGACAACGGCCTCTTCCAGCCGTACACCGCCAAGGGCCTCGACAAGGTCGGCGCCGCCTACCAGCTCGACCAGGACAAGCACCGGGTCACGCCCGTCGACTACGGCGACATCTGCGTCAACTACGACAAGGCCTACTTCAGCGAGCACAAGCTGACCCCGCCGCAGTCCTTCGCCGACCTGGCCAAGCCCGAGTACAAGAACCTCCTGGTCACGGAGAACGCGGCCACCTCCTCGCCCGGCCTCGGCTTCCTGCTGGGCAGCGCCGCGCAGTTCGGCGACGGGGGAGGCTGGCAGGACTACTGGAAGAAGCTCAAGGCCAACGGCGTCAAGGTCGTCGACGGCTGGGAGCAGGCCTACTACCAGGAGTTCTCCGGTTCGTCGGAGGGGAAGAAGGCGGGCGGTGACCGACCGCTCGTCGTGTCGTACGCTTCCTCGCCGCCCGCCGAAGTGATCTACGCCAAGAAGCGGCCCAGCACCGCCCCGACCGGTGTGGCGAGCGGCACCTGCTTCCGGCAGATCGAGTTCGCCGGACTGCTCAGCAACGCCAAGAACCCCACGGGCGCCAAGGCGTTCATCGACTTCCTGGTCTCCAAGGAGTTCCAGGAGGACATGCCGCTGAACATGTACGTCTACCCGGTGCTGCGGGGCGCGAAGGTGCCCGCCGAGTTCACCGAGTACGGCCCGGCCGCCCAGCACCCCGAGACCATGGCCCCCGGCAAGATCGCCGCCAACCGTGACCAGTGGGTCAAGTCGTGGACCTCGCTCGTACTGAAGTAG